CTCGATCACCCCCGCCCCCATGATGCCGGCAACCTCCGCCGGGCCGGTCGTGAACAGCGGGAGGATGCGCTCCAGCGCGATCCCGCGACTGCGCGCCTCGGTCCACACCGCCGAGAGTCCGATCTGCAGGCCCGCGATGCCGCCCCAGGCCAGACCGAAGTCACCGTCTCCGGAGCGCTTCAGATCGACGGTGCTGGGCGAGTGATCGCTGACGATCGCGTCGATCGTGCCGTCGGTGATGCCCTCCCAGAGCAGATCGCGGTTGGCCGAGTCGCGGATCGGCGGGCAGCACTTGAATTCGCCGGCACCGTCGGGGATGTCCTCGGCGATGATCGTCAGGTAGTGCGGGCACGTCTCGACCGTCAGCGCGATGCCCGCGGCCTTCGCGGCCCGGATCGCCGGCAGCGAGTGCGCGTCGCTGAGGTGCAGGATGTGTGCGCGCGCGCCGGTCCGCCGCGCGGCGTCGATGACGGCGTCGATGGCGGATGCCTCGCTCTCCGGCGGCCGGGAGGCCAGGAAGGCGTCGTAGCTGCGACCCAGCGTGGTGTGCTCGTGCAGCAGCGCAGGGTCTTCGGCGTGCACGATGATCCGCGATCCGAGCGCGGCGATCTCCTCCATCGCGGCGCCGAGCTGCGCGCGATCCAGGTGCGGGAACTCCTCGACTCCGGAGGGCGAGAGGAAGCACTTGAAGCCGTAGACGCCGGCCTCGTGCAGCGGGGCCAGCGACCCGAGGTTGTCGGGGACGGCACCGCCCCAGAACCCGACGTCGATGAACGCGGAGGGGGATGCCGCGGCCCGCTTGATCTCGAGCGCCCGCGCCGTCGTGGTGGGCGGGAGGGAGTTCAGCGGCATGTCGACGATCGTCGTGACCCCGCCGGCCGCGGCGGCGAGGGTCGCCGAGCGGAAGCCCTCCCACTCCGTACGGCCCGGCTCGTTGACGTGCACGTGCGAGTCGACGAGGCCGGGAAGCAGCACGGCATCGTCGGGCACGAGCGTCTGACGTGATCTGGCGACCTTGTCGCGCACGTCGATGACATCGACGATCCGCGTGTCCTCGATCACCACGGCCGCGGGCCGGAACGCCCCATCCACCCAGGCGCGCGATGCGCGGATGACCCTCGGTCCGTCGTTCGATGCCACGGCGTTCTCCTCTGTTGCCTCCATCTACATTCACCCATGCACGTCTCCGGCGCAGGCCCGGTCGGTTTCGAACGGGTTACGGATCCCGCCACGCCGTCGCATCCACCCTCTCCGGGGTTCGGCCTCCCCGGGTTCGGGGCGCGATTCCGCGGTTGGGGCGTACGAATCGCGCCCCGGGAGCAGGAGTACGCCCCGATCCCCGGAGAAGCGGGACGGGAAGGTCGACGTAACCGTCGTGAAACGCACGCGCGCTACCGTGTGCGGATGGAGCTGGACGAGTTCAACAGGCTGGATGCCGCGGATGCCGCCTCCGTCGTGTCGGTCTGGGCTGCGATCCCCGCGTGGGTCGATGCAGTCGTCGCCGGGCGCCCGTACGCGTCGGTCGACGACCTGGCCGAGGATGCCGAGGCACTGGCGCGCGCCTGGAGCACCGACGACCTCGACGCCGCGCTGGCGCACCACCCGCGGATCGGGCAGCGCGCTGCGGGCGAGGGCGCGGAGGCCGCGGCATCACGCACGGAGCAGTCCGCCATGTCCTCGGCGACGGATGCCGTCACCACGGCGATCGCTGACGGGAACGTCGCGTACGAGAAGCGCTTCGGGCGTGTCTTCCTGATCAGAGCCGCCGGCCGCTCGCCGGAGGAGATCCTCGCCGACCTCGAGCGCCGGCTCGGGAACACCCCAGCCGTCGAGGCCTCCGAGGCCACCGTGCAACTCGCCCAGATCGCACTGCTGCGGCTGCGGTCGACCGTCACCGTGAGCGAAGGAGCCCGCGCATGACCCACCTCACCACCCATATCCTGGACGCGTCGACGGGCACCCCCGCGCAGAACATCGTCGTCTCCCTCGCACGCCACCTCCCCGGAGGCGGGACGGAGGGCATCGCGCAGGGCTTCACGGACGCCGACGGCCGGCTCGGGCTCGGACCGGACGAACTGGAACCCGGCGTGTATGCCCTCACCTTCGGCACCGGCGCGTACTTCGCCGACCGCGGCGTTCCCACCTTCTACCCGCTCGTCACCGTCACCTTCACCGTCGAAGACGCGGCCCGGCACCTGCACGTGCCCCTGCTGCTCAGCCCGTTCGCGTATTCGACCTACAGAGGGAGCTAGTCATGAGCGACGTTTCCGTCAGCCTCGGCGCCAACAAGTACGGCAAGGCAGAGAACCGCGTCGTGCGCGTGATCCGCGACACCGCCCGCCACGAGATCATCGATCTCAACGTGACGTCGCAGCTGCGGGGCAGGGCGCTGATCGATTCGTACCTGACGGGCGACAACGCGCTGGTCGTGGCGACGGACACCCAGAAGAACACGATCTTCGCGTTCGCCAAAGAGCACGGCATCACCTCCCCCGAGGAGTTCCTGCTGCTCCTGGCGACGCACTTCGTCGGCGGGTTCGACTGGATCGAAGGCGGCCTGTGGCAGGCGGAGCAGTACGCGTGGGAGCGCATCCTCGCCGACGGCGCACCGCACGACCACTCGTTCGTGCGCAGCGGCCCGGGGACCCGCCTGGCAGCCGTGCAGGTCGTGAACGGCGCCACGCACGTGACCGGCGGCGTTCGTGACCTCGTCGTGCTCAAGACGACGGGGAGCGAGTTCTCCGGCTTCCCGCGCGACGGCTACACGACGCTCGTCGAGACCGACGACCGCGTGATGGCGACGTCGGTGACCGGGCGCTGGCGTTTCGCGCCGGAGGCGGTCGAAGCCGGCATCGACTTCAACGGCCTGTACGAAGAGGTCACTGCCGTGCTGCTGTCGACCTTCGCGACGGTGCACTCCCTGGCACTCCAGCAGACCCTCTTCGAGATGGGCAGGGCCGCCATCCAGGCGCGGCCCGAGATCGCCGAGGTCCGCTTCGCGATGCCGAACAAGCACCACTTCGTCTACGACCTGTCGCCGTTCGGGCTCGACAACCCTGGCGAGGTGTTCTACGCCGCCGACCGGCCCTACGGTCTCATCGAGGGGACGATCACCCGCGACGGTGCGCCGGCCGCTCCGGATGCCTGGCTGGACCTCCCGGCGTTCGTCTAGCTGTACTGGCCTCGACCGTTGTTGATTCGGTCGATGGGCGTTTTGCCTCCGATGCCGAGGTGGGCTCTGTCTAGGTTGTAGTGGTCGAGCCAGGCTGGCAAGGCCGCAGCGCGGTCGGCGTTTGAGTTCCAGGGTTGGGAGTATGCCCATTCGGTTGCGAGGGTGCGGTTCAGTCGCTCGACTTTGCCGTTTGTCCAGGGGCAGTGCGGGCGGATGAACTTCTGTTTGATGCCGTGAGCGGTGAACACGTCTCTGAAGGCGACCGATTTCCGGTACGCGAACGCGTTGTCGGTGATGACTCGTTCGACGGTGACGCCGAGCGAGGCGTAGAACGCGATCGCTCGTTCCAGGAAGCCCGCGCACGTCGTCCCGCGTTCGTCTGCGTGGATCTCGAGGTACGCGAGACGGGAGTGGTCATCGATCGCGGCGTGCACGTAGTCGTAGCCGATCCCGCGGCCGCGGACCTTCTCGCTGCGGCCGTGGGCACGCCATCCACCGCCGTCCGGGATTCGGCCGAGCTTCTTCACATCAACATGGATCAGCGAGCCCGGATGAGCATGTTCGTACCGGTTCGCGGACCGTCGTGAGGCTTTGATCACCGTGCCGGTGACCGGGTCAAGGTCCCGCAGCAGCGGAACCTGATGGCGGCGCAGCACCCGCCCGACCACGGACGCGTGCATCCCGAGCCGCGCACCGATGAAGACCGGGCCGCGGCGGGTCAGTTCCCGCATGATCCGCACCCGCGTCTCCTGACACGACCCCGTCCGCCGCGGATGAGCGTGGGCGACGCTGGAGCGATCCTGCAACCCGGCCACGCCGGCGTCCCGGAAACGCCGCCACCACCGCCACGCGGCCGTACGGGAGACGCCCATCTCCGCGGCGACATGCGCGACCGGCCGCCCCGACTGGATCCGCTGGACCATGATCAACCTGCCGGCCGGAGTCAGCCGGGCATTAGCGTGAGACAAGAGAGACCTCCGTGCGTTCGAGCTGAAGAACTAGACAGCTCCAACTCGACCCCGGAGGTCTCTCCTACGTCAACAACGATCCGGGTCAGTACACCTAGCGCTCCGGGTCGGCCTCGTCCTCGTCCTCGAGCCGGATCGCCGACACATCCGCCGGAAGCCCGTCGCCGGTCTGCTCGGCGGCGAGCTCGTCCGAGAGGACCTGCGTCGGGATGAGCCCGGTGCCCTCGGCGTCGGGATGCACGAGGGCCGCGGCGGCCGGTCCACGCACAGCGTCCGATGAGCCGATCGCCGGGTCGCCGAGACGCGCTTCGCGCATCTGCTCGGAGTTCAGCAGCAGGTTCAGCAGGATCGCGGTGATGGCACCGGCGCTGATGCCCGAGTCGAAGATCAGCGTGAACCACTGCGGGAACTGGTCGTAGATCGTCGGGGTCACCGTCGGCAGCAGGGCGACGCCGATCGAGACCGCCACGATCAGCACGTTCTTGTTGTTGAACCTCACCTTCGTGAGGGTGCGGATTCCGGATGCCGCGACCATGCCGAACAGCGCGATCCCCGCCCCTCCGAGCACGGCGCTGGGGACGCCCTCGACGATCGCCGACACCTTCGGGATGAGGCCGAGGACGACCAGGATCACGCCGGCGGCCGTGGCGACGAACCGCGACCGCACGCCGGTGAGCGAGACCAGTCCGACGTTCTGCGCGAACGCCGTGTACGGGAACGTGTTGAAGACGCCGCCGATGACGGTGCCGAGGCCGTCGGCGCGCAGGCCATCGGCCAGCTGGCGGCGGGTGACGGGCTTCTCGACGATCTCACCGACGGCGATCATGTCGCCGGTGGTCTCGGTCATGATGACCAGACCCACGATCAGCATCGAGACGATCGAGGCGACCTGGAACGTCGGCAGACCGAAGTGGAACGGCGTCACGAACGCGAACCATGCGGCATCCCCCACGCTGGACCAATCGACCATTCCCGGCACGAACAGGGCGACGATCGTGCCCAGCACGAGTCCCAGAAGGATCGAGACCCGCTGGAGCGGAGCAGGGGCGAAACGCTCGATGAGGATGATCAGCAGCAGCGTGCCGAAGGCGAAGGCGACGTTGATCGGGGCAGCGCCGTCCGGGTTGTTGTCGACGATCCACCCGGCAGCGACCCGCATCAGCGACAGACCGATGATGAGGATCACCGTGCCGGTCACGATCGGCGGGAAGAACCGCAGCAGCTGGGAGAAGAACGGTGCGACGAGGATCATGAACAGGCCGCAGGCGATCGTTGCGCCGAAGACTGCCTGGATGCCCTCGCTCTGCCCGATCGCGATCATCGGACCGACCGCGGCGAAGGTGACGCCCTGCATCAGCGGCAGCCGCACGCCGAAGCGCCAGAAGCCGACCGACTGGATGATCGTCGCGATGCCGGCCACGAACAGGTCGGCGCTGATGAGGAACGCGAGGTCGCCGGCGGAGTAGCCGAGTGCGCCGCCGACGATCAGCGGGACCGCGACAGCGCCCGCGTACATCGCCAGGACATGCTGCAGTCCGAGCGGCGCGAGGCGGGCCAGCGGCGGGATGCCGTCGACCGAGTTCGTCGTGCGCTTGGCCGCCTTGGCGGCTTTCGCTGCCTTGCGGTCGTTGAGGTCTGTGGCCGTCATGCGGCACACTATGGTTCCGGCGGAGCACTCGCCAGGGTTTCGGGCCAGGCGTTCGGCAGTGTTTACGCGGCGTTACGCGCCCGCAACGCGCCCTCCCGAGAACCGACCCTCCACCCCACACCGGACTGCTCCCCTGTCGCAAACCGTCCTCGCCGCGTCAGCGAACGCCGTCTCGCGACAGTGGAGCGGTCCTGGCCCGCTCCGCTGTCAGGCCGTGAACACCGCGTGCACGTCGCCGACCCGCTCGCGTCCGCCGAGAGTGGTCAGCTCCATCAGCACGGCGGTCCCGATCACGTGGCCGTCGAGCACCTCGAACAGCTCGTGCGCCGCGACCAGCGTGCCGCCGGTGGCCAGCACGTCATCGACGAGCAGGACGCGCGTGCCCGGCTCGATGTCGTCGTGCGCCTCGATGGTCGCCTGCGCGTATTCGAGCGTGAAGGAGACGGATGCCGCGGGCCGGGGCAGCTTCCCCGCCTTGCGGATCGGCACCAGACCCACCTCCGCGACGGTCGCGACCGCGCCGGCCAGCAGGAAGCCGCGCGCCTCGATGCCGGCCACCACGTCGAACTGCCCGGAGAAGGGCTCGATCAGCGCCTCGATCACGGCGCGCAGCGCGGCAGCGTCGGCCAGGAGCGGCGTGATGTCCCGGAACAGGATCCCCGGTTCCGGGTAGTCCGCGATCGTTCGGATGAGGGATTCGGCGCGGTCGAGGGCTGCGGAGGGCACGCGCCAACCCTAGCCCGCGCCGCCGCGCCCATCCGAACGCCGGATGCAAGCGCTTGCACTAGCCTGGATGCATGACTTCGCTCGACCTCGCTGTCTTGTCCGATGCCCTGCCCTCGCGCCCCGGAGCGGAGTGGTGGCGCACCGCCGTGATCTACCAGATCTACCCCCGCTCGTTCGCCGACGAGTCCGGCGACGGCATCGGCGACCTGCCCGGCGTCACGGCCCACCTCGACGATCTGGCCGAACTCGGCGTCGACGCGCTGTGGCTGAGCCCGTTCCAGCGGTCGCCGCAGCACGACGCCGGGTACGACGTCGCCGACTACTGCGATGTCGACCCGCTGTTCGGCACGCTCGCCGATTTCGACGACATGCTCGCCGAGGCGCACAGCCGCGGCATCCGGATCATCGTCGACCTCGTCCCCAACCACTCCTCGACCGAGCACGAGTGGTTCCGCCAGGCGCTCGCCGCGGCCCCCGGCAGCCGGGAGCGGGCCCGCTACCTGTTCCGCGACGGCAAGGGCCGGCACGGCGAGATCGCCCCGAACAACTGGGAATCGGTGTTCGGCGGGCCCGCCTGGACGCGCGTCACCGAGGCGGACGGCACTCCCGGTCAGTGGTACCTGCACCTGTTCGACACGTCGCAGCCCGACTTCGACTGGTCGAACGAAGAGGTGCACGAGGAGTTCCGGCGCATCCTGCGCTTCTGGCTCGACCGGGGCGTCGACGGCTTCCGCGTCGATGTCGCGCACGGCCTGATCAAGGCCGCGGGCCTTCCGGACTACACCCCGCCAGCGGACGCCGCCTCGATGGGCGGCGAAGAGGACGACGTGCCCTACTGGGGTCAGCCCGGTGTCCACGATATCTACCGCGACTGGCACGAGGTGCTGGACGCGTACGACGGCGACCGCGCGCTGGCCGCCGAGGCATGGCTGCCCACCGCCGACAAGACGGCGCTGTGGGTGCGACCCGACGAGATGCACCAGGCGTTCAACTTCCCCTACCTGCAGACCGAATGGGATGCGGCGGCCCTGCGCACCGTGATCGTCGAGTCGCTGCGCGCGTTCCCCGCCGTCGGCGCCCCGAGCACGTGGGTGCTCTCCAACCACGACGTCGTCCGGCACGCCTCGCGTCTCGCGCTGACCGCCGAGAATCCGCAGGGATACGGCATCGGCCCCGACTCGGCCGGCAAGCCGATCCCGGCACTGGGTCTTCGTCGCGCCCGCGCGGCGACGACCCTCATGCTCGCGCTCCCCGGGTCGGCCTACCTGTACCAGGGCGAGGAACTCGGCCTGCCCGAGGTCATCGACATCCCGGACGACGCCCGTCAGGATCCGACGTGGTTCCGCTCGCACGGCGAGCGCTACGGTCGCGACGGGTGCCGGGTGCCGATCCCGTGGACCTCCGACGGCGCCTCGTACGGATTCAGCCCGACCGGGCAGTCGTGGCTGCCCCAGCCCACCGAGTGGAGCGACCTCGCCCGCGACGCGCAGGAGCACGATCCCGACTCGACGCTCAGCCTGTACCGCACGCTGATCGCGGCGCGTCGTGCGGGCGGACTCGGCGCGGGCGCGGTGGCGTGGCTGCCCGGCTTCGACCCCGACGTCATCGCATTCCGCAACGGGAATGTCACGGTCGTCGCGAATCTCGGCACCACCCCGGTCGTCCTCCCCGCCGGAGAGATCCTGGCGCGAAGCGAACCGTTCACCGGAGCGTCGCTGCCGGTCGACACCGCCGTGTGGATCGCGTCCCCGGCCGGCGACGCCTGACCCGGGAGCTCCACGTGGTCGGCATCGACGAAGTCGCACGCCTGGCCGGCGTCTCGACGGCGACGGTGTCGCGTGCGCTGAGCGGCCGAGGATCGGTGTCGGCCGCGACCCGGGCGCGGGTGGAGACTGCCGCTGCGCAGCTCGGCTACGTCGTGTCCTCGACGGCGTCGAGCCTGGCGTCGGGCCGCACCCGCAACATCGGGGTGCTCGTCCCGTTCGTGGACCGCTGGTTCTTCGGGGCGGTGCTCAGCGGAACGGCGGCGGCGCTGATGGGTCGCGGGTACGACATCACGCTGTACAACCTGAGCGCCGACCGCGACCAGCGCCGCCGCGTCTTCGACACGTTCCTGCGTCGCGGCCGTGTGGACGGCGTGCTCGCGATCTCGATCGCCCTCGACGACGACGAGATCGGCCGTCTCGGCGAGCTCGGGCTGCCGGTCATCGCGATCGGCGGCCCGAATCCCCTGCTGACCACGCTGACCGTCGACGACGTCACGGTGGCGCGGCTGGCCACCGCGCACCTCGTCGACCTCGGTCATCGTGAGATCGCGCGCATCGGCGCGAGCCCTGAGTTCGACATCGACTACCACATCCCCACGCGTCGCCGTCAGGGCTTCGAGCAGGCGTTGACGGATGCCGGGATCCCGCCGCGCGCAGAGCTCTTCGAGCCCGCCGACTTCACCATCGAAGGCGGTTCCCGCGCCGCGAAGGCACTGCTCGCCCGCTCGGACCTCCACCCGACGGCGATCTTCGCCGCGTCCGACGAGATGGCGATCGGCGCGATGCTGGCCGCGCGCGAGCTCGGGTTCCGCGTCCCCGAGGACCTGTCGATCATCGGGGTCGACGGTCACGAGCTCGGGGAGTTCTTCCGGCTCACCACGGTGGACCAGTTCCCGGCGGCTCAGGGGGCGCGCGCGGCTGACGCGATCCTGGACGAGATCGAGGAGTCGGATGCCGCACCCCCACGCGACGGGGCGCTCCCCCTGCCGTTCGAGCTGATCGTCCGGGGCTCGACGGCACGTCTCTGACCGCACACTCCCCCGTTTCCGGACGAGACTCGCCGCCACGCCCGGCGTCGACGCGGCGTGTCTCGTCCGGAAACGGCTGGGGCAGCCGCGGGTGCCGCTGCGGTCAGCGGCGGTGCCGGCGCGCGATCGCCTGGTACTCCTCGAACGCGGCGTTCTTGCGGCGCGCCAATTGCTGGTCGCCGCCTCGGACGAGGTTGACGAGGCCGAAGTCGAGCATCCACGCATCCGCCGGCTTCTCGTCGAAGCGGTACAGCCAGTCGACGAGATCCAGGAACGGGAACCACGTGTACCCGACCACGGGGACGCCCTCGCTCCGCAGGGCGAGGATCTCGCCCTCGGACTCGCGCAGCCACGCGATCTTCTCCTCCGGCGAACCCACCAACGAGGTCTCGGTGATGATGATCGGGAGGCCGTACCGCGCGCTGTAGAGCTGCACCAGGTCGCGCAGCCCTGCCGTCCCCGCCACGACGGGGGACTTTCCGCCCTTCTCGTCCATCCGGATGGTCGTGAACGTCGGGTAGTAGTTCACCCCGAGCACGTCCGGCTGCACCGCGTTCGCGGCGAACCAGACGAGGTCCTCGTCGGTGTAGCCGTGCTCCCCCAGCCAGTCGCGCAGCGGGTGTGCGTCATCGACGCGCCCGGTGATCAGATCCAGCGCCAGGAACCGGCGCTCCTCGAGGATCGCCCGCGACAGCGGCGTCGTCTCGCCCTCGTACCGGAATCCGGCATCGACGTGCACGAAGACCGCATCCGGATTGACCGCGGAGATCTCCTGCTGCGTGCGCACCATGCCCTTCGCCAGCACGCGCACCAGCGTGAGGAATCCGTCTGTGCCCTCGAGGTACGGCGGCCAGTTGCCCATCTCGCCGCACCACTCGGCGTTGACGATCGGCTCGTTCAGTGGCGTGAAATCGTCCCAGACGCCGCGGTACCGCTCCGCCACCGCGCAGGCGTACGAGGCGATCCGCTCGGGGTACTGGGAGTTCAGGAACGCATTGTCCAGCCAGGTCGGGGTCCCGTAGTGCATGAGGTCCACGATGCAG
This portion of the Microbacterium pygmaeum genome encodes:
- the allB gene encoding allantoinase AllB is translated as MASNDGPRVIRASRAWVDGAFRPAAVVIEDTRIVDVIDVRDKVARSRQTLVPDDAVLLPGLVDSHVHVNEPGRTEWEGFRSATLAAAAGGVTTIVDMPLNSLPPTTTARALEIKRAAASPSAFIDVGFWGGAVPDNLGSLAPLHEAGVYGFKCFLSPSGVEEFPHLDRAQLGAAMEEIAALGSRIIVHAEDPALLHEHTTLGRSYDAFLASRPPESEASAIDAVIDAARRTGARAHILHLSDAHSLPAIRAAKAAGIALTVETCPHYLTIIAEDIPDGAGEFKCCPPIRDSANRDLLWEGITDGTIDAIVSDHSPSTVDLKRSGDGDFGLAWGGIAGLQIGLSAVWTEARSRGIALERILPLFTTGPAEVAGIMGAGVIEPGAPAHLTVFGLEDPLPVDARALLHRNPITAYDSRVLTGKVRRTWLHGRSIFNATEGGPGEAPRFRDAPRGRLLSAR
- the uraD gene encoding 2-oxo-4-hydroxy-4-carboxy-5-ureidoimidazoline decarboxylase encodes the protein MELDEFNRLDAADAASVVSVWAAIPAWVDAVVAGRPYASVDDLAEDAEALARAWSTDDLDAALAHHPRIGQRAAGEGAEAAASRTEQSAMSSATDAVTTAIADGNVAYEKRFGRVFLIRAAGRSPEEILADLERRLGNTPAVEASEATVQLAQIALLRLRSTVTVSEGARA
- the uraH gene encoding hydroxyisourate hydrolase yields the protein MTHLTTHILDASTGTPAQNIVVSLARHLPGGGTEGIAQGFTDADGRLGLGPDELEPGVYALTFGTGAYFADRGVPTFYPLVTVTFTVEDAARHLHVPLLLSPFAYSTYRGS
- the pucL gene encoding factor-independent urate hydroxylase, translated to MSDVSVSLGANKYGKAENRVVRVIRDTARHEIIDLNVTSQLRGRALIDSYLTGDNALVVATDTQKNTIFAFAKEHGITSPEEFLLLLATHFVGGFDWIEGGLWQAEQYAWERILADGAPHDHSFVRSGPGTRLAAVQVVNGATHVTGGVRDLVVLKTTGSEFSGFPRDGYTTLVETDDRVMATSVTGRWRFAPEAVEAGIDFNGLYEEVTAVLLSTFATVHSLALQQTLFEMGRAAIQARPEIAEVRFAMPNKHHFVYDLSPFGLDNPGEVFYAADRPYGLIEGTITRDGAPAAPDAWLDLPAFV
- a CDS encoding IS481 family transposase produces the protein MSHANARLTPAGRLIMVQRIQSGRPVAHVAAEMGVSRTAAWRWWRRFRDAGVAGLQDRSSVAHAHPRRTGSCQETRVRIMRELTRRGPVFIGARLGMHASVVGRVLRRHQVPLLRDLDPVTGTVIKASRRSANRYEHAHPGSLIHVDVKKLGRIPDGGGWRAHGRSEKVRGRGIGYDYVHAAIDDHSRLAYLEIHADERGTTCAGFLERAIAFYASLGVTVERVITDNAFAYRKSVAFRDVFTAHGIKQKFIRPHCPWTNGKVERLNRTLATEWAYSQPWNSNADRAAALPAWLDHYNLDRAHLGIGGKTPIDRINNGRGQYS
- a CDS encoding nucleobase:cation symporter-2 family protein, with the protein product MTATDLNDRKAAKAAKAAKRTTNSVDGIPPLARLAPLGLQHVLAMYAGAVAVPLIVGGALGYSAGDLAFLISADLFVAGIATIIQSVGFWRFGVRLPLMQGVTFAAVGPMIAIGQSEGIQAVFGATIACGLFMILVAPFFSQLLRFFPPIVTGTVILIIGLSLMRVAAGWIVDNNPDGAAPINVAFAFGTLLLIILIERFAPAPLQRVSILLGLVLGTIVALFVPGMVDWSSVGDAAWFAFVTPFHFGLPTFQVASIVSMLIVGLVIMTETTGDMIAVGEIVEKPVTRRQLADGLRADGLGTVIGGVFNTFPYTAFAQNVGLVSLTGVRSRFVATAAGVILVVLGLIPKVSAIVEGVPSAVLGGAGIALFGMVAASGIRTLTKVRFNNKNVLIVAVSIGVALLPTVTPTIYDQFPQWFTLIFDSGISAGAITAILLNLLLNSEQMREARLGDPAIGSSDAVRGPAAAALVHPDAEGTGLIPTQVLSDELAAEQTGDGLPADVSAIRLEDEDEADPER
- a CDS encoding adenine phosphoribosyltransferase: MPSAALDRAESLIRTIADYPEPGILFRDITPLLADAAALRAVIEALIEPFSGQFDVVAGIEARGFLLAGAVATVAEVGLVPIRKAGKLPRPAASVSFTLEYAQATIEAHDDIEPGTRVLLVDDVLATGGTLVAAHELFEVLDGHVIGTAVLMELTTLGGRERVGDVHAVFTA
- a CDS encoding glycoside hydrolase family 13 protein — its product is MTSLDLAVLSDALPSRPGAEWWRTAVIYQIYPRSFADESGDGIGDLPGVTAHLDDLAELGVDALWLSPFQRSPQHDAGYDVADYCDVDPLFGTLADFDDMLAEAHSRGIRIIVDLVPNHSSTEHEWFRQALAAAPGSRERARYLFRDGKGRHGEIAPNNWESVFGGPAWTRVTEADGTPGQWYLHLFDTSQPDFDWSNEEVHEEFRRILRFWLDRGVDGFRVDVAHGLIKAAGLPDYTPPADAASMGGEEDDVPYWGQPGVHDIYRDWHEVLDAYDGDRALAAEAWLPTADKTALWVRPDEMHQAFNFPYLQTEWDAAALRTVIVESLRAFPAVGAPSTWVLSNHDVVRHASRLALTAENPQGYGIGPDSAGKPIPALGLRRARAATTLMLALPGSAYLYQGEELGLPEVIDIPDDARQDPTWFRSHGERYGRDGCRVPIPWTSDGASYGFSPTGQSWLPQPTEWSDLARDAQEHDPDSTLSLYRTLIAARRAGGLGAGAVAWLPGFDPDVIAFRNGNVTVVANLGTTPVVLPAGEILARSEPFTGASLPVDTAVWIASPAGDA
- a CDS encoding LacI family DNA-binding transcriptional regulator, with translation MVGIDEVARLAGVSTATVSRALSGRGSVSAATRARVETAAAQLGYVVSSTASSLASGRTRNIGVLVPFVDRWFFGAVLSGTAAALMGRGYDITLYNLSADRDQRRRVFDTFLRRGRVDGVLAISIALDDDEIGRLGELGLPVIAIGGPNPLLTTLTVDDVTVARLATAHLVDLGHREIARIGASPEFDIDYHIPTRRRQGFEQALTDAGIPPRAELFEPADFTIEGGSRAAKALLARSDLHPTAIFAASDEMAIGAMLAARELGFRVPEDLSIIGVDGHELGEFFRLTTVDQFPAAQGARAADAILDEIEESDAAPPRDGALPLPFELIVRGSTARL
- a CDS encoding family 1 glycosylhydrolase codes for the protein MTRWFEHDRLRYGVGIEDTFIPQIRPGHRRLDEYELTQHYSHWREDLDLVAESGAEFVRWGVPWYLVEPEPGLFDWSWTDQVAEHMRSLGLRCIVDLMHYGTPTWLDNAFLNSQYPERIASYACAVAERYRGVWDDFTPLNEPIVNAEWCGEMGNWPPYLEGTDGFLTLVRVLAKGMVRTQQEISAVNPDAVFVHVDAGFRYEGETTPLSRAILEERRFLALDLITGRVDDAHPLRDWLGEHGYTDEDLVWFAANAVQPDVLGVNYYPTFTTIRMDEKGGKSPVVAGTAGLRDLVQLYSARYGLPIIITETSLVGSPEEKIAWLRESEGEILALRSEGVPVVGYTWFPFLDLVDWLYRFDEKPADAWMLDFGLVNLVRGGDQQLARRKNAAFEEYQAIARRHRR